Genomic segment of Malus domestica chromosome 15, GDT2T_hap1:
CATGAATTAGGGTACATGGATAAAAAGATGAAAttcataaaaagaaaatattgcAAAATAAAGATACTTCCATTCAAAACAGAATAAAATTTGTAGAACCGAGGACTTAATTCAATGCTACCAAAATCAGTCATCTTTTAAACATACCAGGCCATACCCCCGTTGCTGGCCAAcctaaaaaaactaaaaaaaattaaataaaaaattttaaaaaaaaaacagaaaaaggagCTGAAAGCCGGGGATAATTAGAGGTTGACCCCTAGTTCAGATACTTTGTCCAAGTGATTGCCTTCCAGGCATACTCAATACTTTTTAAAAGTCTGAATGCCAGCAGAAAAACTAGGGCCTTCCCTAGACATATGCAAAATAGTACCATGAAAGCCCCCAAAGTTGAAGGATCGCCGAACTGTTTTAAAAGTAGGCACTCTTTTTTATGTATAAAGCGGGTTATAATATTTCATATAGTCCCTTtctatagtatttttttagtatGAGTGTAAGTTAGGGCCATATTTTCAATCTCTACACAGGGCACCATAAATCTGGGAACCAACCATGCGCAAGCATCATTTCATTTGTTAAAGACTTTGTGCCTGTAATTATTTTCTCACCCATGCGATCACATGCTATTAAGATTAAAGAAACACAAGATGAACCTAAAATTGAAGGCACAAACATATTAACTGTGACATGGAACATCCAAGGAGCATTAACCATAAAGTCACAAGCAAGAAATTACTACAATCACATGCCCAAACAATAGCCAGGGAATGCTCACCGCTTGGATATCTTACTACAAACTCATCCACATCAACACCTGGAAGGGTAAAGCCTGCCCTGGTCAAGAGATTGCCTGCATCCCGCACCTAAGCTCAAAAGGAAAATGTGTGGGAGGGTTTACATGCTGAATTTTAACCGCACAATGATATAATTTTTCAGGGAACCTAAAATAACAGAACTTGGAAAGAAAGTCTCAAGGCATCCATCCCAAAGTCACTAGGCAATTGGTGGAGAGGCCTATGAACTTATACATTGTTATGCAAGTCTCTGCATTTCCAATGTGGAATTCTATACTCTAATTTTGTGCCCCCTTACGGTTGCCAGTTGGAGAGAACTAACATCTTATATACTGTTATGcaaggctttgaatttcaaatgTGGGATTCTATACTCTCAATGTGCCCCCTTATGTTTGGTATGTACGTGACAGGAGCCAAACATGCAGATCAATTATATAGGGCAATGAGAGGCACGTGTGGCCATTAGGTCAGACACATGGATTGTCCACAGTTCAAAATTACTCCTTGGATTCATTAGACAGCAAAACCAATGCAACAGTTACATACTTGTGCCAAAGGTGATACTCGTGGACTGATGCCTCCTTCACGCTCCATTTGTGCCACGGTGCATGCTATCCTCAGTTCTCTAGTAACCAAAAAAAGGATAAGTCAATCATCAACATATTAACAAATCAAAGTTTAAACGACTTTCAAGGTTCAATATAACTGACAAGTCAACAATGAATAAACAACTTTAAGGTTTCTCCACCAAGAATTGCCGCTAAAAATAGGCCATCTGGCTTCAATGCCAATCTGCACTGTCAAACATAAACATTTGTCTTAGATATTTTCATGCAGTTACATTCTGGACTCTGTGATGACGATAATGACAATGATAACCTTCCGGATTATATAACACAGATACAggaatagagaaaaaaaaaaaaaaagcaaaggtACACAAATGAAAGTCATGAATACATTCATGGGAATTAACTCCATAAGAGCAACAGCAATCATGTTTTGTCATCAACCAAGAAATCTACAAAGCTACAAGCAGTATAAATCCCTTTAAAAGTAGCTGCTATAACTTTTCAACAAAGTGCTAACAATTATAAAGACTTTATATACGTGTTTTTTCATGGGTTAGGTATTTGATATACTGAGAAATActgtttcatgcaaatcatgcAGATTTTTGTTCTCTCGTGTCTCTGTCAATGTACGAGTATGTCTACATTTTCTCAGTGCAGTAATGCGTATTATTCTCCACAAATGCAAGCTTATGTAGTTCTACTTTGAAATTTGCAAGGTTCTGAATTTGATTATTCAATATGATTTAGGAATTTGACCAAAAGCTATTAaatcttttgtaaaataaaagaaataagtaTAATTTTCTAAGAGCttaatttaaaaacatttttatagttttgaagGTCCGTATATGATGCAGGACAACCTCAATTAAAGGAGGATGTCTGCCTATTTTGATTCTTGTTGAAATTATGAATCGTTGAAGGCACAGCAGAAATCTTAAAGGAAGATAAAGGAAACTTATGAGAAAATGATAGAAACTGCTAGCATCACACCAGTAGGCTTTCTAGGAATCACTCCTAGAAGCCTTAGGCATCACACCTAGGGTTAGGTTGCATCACACAAACCTAGAGAAAAGCAAAGCCCAGCACTTTAAATTCAATCGTccagccacttagtactatggtctagtggtattcctcttcacttggaagtgagagctCTTAGGTtccaaaggcaaatttgaaccacattattactagcccattgtgaggcttagcccactcccccacccctttagtgtagataatctcattagttcaaaaaaaaaaaaaaaaaatattcaatcgTCCAATCTGTCTCCAGAGGGTCTACAAGGATGTAATTTATAAAGACATAAAcctaataaaataggaaatAAACTAATCcttaaagaaaaggaaatcaaACCTAATCCTTGTAAAATGAAGAACCACAACATAAATATGCATTTTTCAGAGCGCTGTCTATATTACATAAACAAGCAAGATTTAACAAGTGTTTTGTTATCTGCTCTTCCATGAATTCTTTGCATCACCGTCACATGAGTTATAACAGAtccaaataataaatttaacacTGATCTTGAATGTTCAGGCACACAACAATGAAAGAGCAAAATACCTGTATCATTGCTCCTGGAAGATCATTTGTCCAGTGAAGGCCCAAGCAACTTAATACCAGATCCACAGAACTTCACACATACAATTAGAGGATATTATATcaaaattaaaatccctcaagcAGTAAAATTAACCAAAACCAAAGAAATTAAATGTAGAGGGATACCTTTCCTTGACCGGCAAAAACTCTTCGTCACCAACCATAAAGGATGTTTCAATGTTTTCAGTTTGTAACTCATGCTCAGCATTTCTACACAGTTTTGCCATGTCATATGATGCCGACATCATAATGAGCTTTTCAATGGCACCTagcattggaaaaaaaaaaaaaaaaagtgcagcTAAGTTAGAGTTCTTATGGACGCTGCTGGGGTACATCATACATGGTAGGAAATTGGTGATTTGTGAGTCATAccaattcaaaaacaaaaataccgCTATTTCCACTTAAACATCACTTACTTCCTCAGTAGCATCATTTGTATGATAATTTTCGTCAATAAGGCTAGAAATAGTCATTTAATCTCAATAactatgaaaaattaattacatGTTGGACAATATGTTAAAGCTAAATACAAAGGATAAAGGAGAAAGGTATTACAAAGATAATTTCTTACCGCGACCATTTAACAAACGCCTGACAGCTTCTAATTGGCCTCCCAAACATAATGCTGTTGGAAAAGTTTTCTTGCAGTCCTTCAATATGATACACATGGAAATTCAAACACAAAAGAGAAGAAAGTACTAGCTGTATAAATACaaagtgaaatatttttctttgaatGAGCATAGACTGAAACATCGAATATAGACTTGCAGAAAGATGTACACATTCCTCACTCTACAGCCTAGAATTAAACACTAACTATTGCATTACCCTAAAAGTAATGTCATTAAACATCACAATTTATGAACTTAGATAAATCAAGTGTTGCAAGGTTTCCCCAAGAAGGTTACCAGACTTTACTGTTACCTAAATTCATCGGATGCTGGTGGAACAATAGAACTTGAAAAGGTTTGGAAGTAAGAACACAAGAAAATAGGGTTAAGTTTTCCACTTAGGAAAGAAAAAGGAGTGCATCATCCAACTATATCAGCCGAAACATTCGAAAGGATATAGCCACTCAAGGAAAGGGGATTCTATAAATCACCAGAGTCCTAGGAAAACTACAGAGAACAGCATGCTGACGTATCACGTTCACCGGCTATAAAATAGCTCAAGATATGCAATTTTATATACCATACGGGGAAGTAATTTGGTTGATAATATACTTGGAATCGTCACGAGTGGTGTTCTTACCATCAGAAACAGTGATGAAGCCAACAAATTCTAGTAACAAAATTATCTGTTCTGATAATAATTCATTCCTTTAAGTAAAACTAAAGGTt
This window contains:
- the LOC103402114 gene encoding putative methyltransferase At1g22800, mitochondrial isoform X1 — its product is MRALYRRCSLWRTRREAPHSLFFFSNALCTHTNNIDGVHNSRIKVFDRHFRRKQLDRAAWLMRSKDSFVDTVAENLLDRLEDCKKTFPTALCLGGQLEAVRRLLNGRGAIEKLIMMSASYDMAKLCRNAEHELQTENIETSFMVGDEEFLPVKESSVDLVLSCLGLHWTNDLPGAMIQCRLALKPDGLFLAAILGGETLKELRIACTVAQMEREGGISPRVSPLAQVRDAGNLLTRAGFTLPGVDVDEFVVRYPSALDLIEHLRAMGETNALLQRNTILKRDTALATAAIYDSMFAAEDGTIPATFQVIYMTGWSDHPSQQRAKRRGSATVSFQDIQKQFGSET
- the LOC103402114 gene encoding putative methyltransferase At1g22800, mitochondrial isoform X2, whose product is MRSKDSFVDTVAENLLDRLEDCKKTFPTALCLGGQLEAVRRLLNGRGAIEKLIMMSASYDMAKLCRNAEHELQTENIETSFMVGDEEFLPVKESSVDLVLSCLGLHWTNDLPGAMIQCRLALKPDGLFLAAILGGETLKELRIACTVAQMEREGGISPRVSPLAQVRDAGNLLTRAGFTLPGVDVDEFVVRYPSALDLIEHLRAMGETNALLQRNTILKRDTALATAAIYDSMFAAEDGTIPATFQVIYMTGWSDHPSQQRAKRRGSATVSFQDIQKQFGSET